Proteins encoded by one window of Desulfovibrio inopinatus DSM 10711:
- a CDS encoding FecR family protein has product MSQRGVRHRFLCHLKKATIGLSFGGLVFVLLVSTAHAETLVGYAQELSPEVFAKAQGAQRTLAQRDPVFRDDTVETRTQGLATLEFWDGSVLSMSSDSQVLLSDFVYDPDQAQRARLTVSLAVGTLRFVSGETADPDADHIQIQTPMGFLGIRGTDVAVSVADDNVEVAVFEGGPAFFTDHSGQRRRLLAGRFLRFRRGVSPEEFGDIPAMFRQRLATLAIDRNRTLDAAMEILGQRFGANRRRALAALRAWYARRFQRQNDFMQSGMRQRREERRKRRNLP; this is encoded by the coding sequence TTTGAAAAAGGCGACGATTGGACTCTCTTTCGGGGGGCTCGTTTTCGTACTCCTTGTTTCTACAGCGCATGCAGAAACCCTGGTGGGATATGCCCAAGAATTATCTCCAGAAGTCTTTGCCAAGGCTCAAGGTGCGCAACGAACGCTTGCACAACGAGACCCTGTGTTTCGTGATGATACGGTGGAGACACGCACACAAGGTCTTGCAACTCTGGAATTCTGGGACGGTTCGGTATTGTCCATGTCTTCCGATTCACAGGTGCTGCTTTCTGACTTTGTTTATGATCCTGATCAAGCACAACGTGCACGATTGACGGTATCACTTGCTGTTGGGACTCTTCGATTTGTTTCCGGAGAAACTGCCGATCCTGATGCCGATCATATCCAGATACAAACCCCAATGGGCTTTTTAGGAATTCGTGGGACAGATGTAGCGGTATCCGTGGCCGATGATAATGTTGAAGTGGCTGTTTTCGAGGGAGGACCAGCCTTTTTTACGGATCATTCCGGCCAACGCCGACGTTTGTTGGCGGGACGATTTCTGCGGTTTCGTCGTGGGGTGTCTCCAGAGGAGTTCGGAGATATCCCTGCTATGTTTCGTCAACGGTTGGCGACGTTGGCTATTGATCGCAATAGAACGCTTGACGCTGCTATGGAGATACTCGGGCAACGCTTTGGTGCAAATCGTCGACGCGCCTTGGCCGCATTACGCGCCTGGTATGCCCGTCGCTTTCAACGACAAAATGATTTTATGCAATCCGGTATGCGACAACGCCGAGAAGAACGACGAAAACGACGTAATTTGCCATAG